The Xiphophorus couchianus chromosome 5, X_couchianus-1.0, whole genome shotgun sequence genome includes a region encoding these proteins:
- the tefm gene encoding transcription elongation factor, mitochondrial isoform X1: MWFVRRFLSSVVYRGHYAGQSGLLLRPRYGSLPADLELRYLQCTCCWRSRVPMAGFETLNAALTSSSSSLSPESCKEDGRTTLDACYTSEQRDAILQLLNNATSAEMASVKLLRGRKSLNIVEYRTKHGPFKTLESVVNVPLLKHKSAVIVFNSIVNPVKKERKVRIQLAKFIRPEVDRSWLEDATSIVSLVCGTNKIAWAHVDREMTVLEWKQKECPNFLKGTYMASSYLNDVSTVVSVLPSADFYLIEKPAISVQNTALFPIMAHMRTVEALLFALLEPKISPPEPNIPPRVLNMMRTAVGRHFDLIVGESRTSGAQVVRQLMTESVTQKFPRINVPQELLAKYRNYFQMGSRRGGEELCDALLQAVAFYELLTDSSC; encoded by the exons ATGTGGTTTGTGAGGAGATTTCTCTCGTCGGTGGTTTACAGGG GTCACTATGCCGGGCAGTCCGGACTCCTGCTCCGACCTCGGTACGGCTCCCTTCCGGCGGACCTGGAGCTGCGCTACCTCCAGTGCACCTGTTGCTGGAGGAGCCGGGTTCCCATGGCGGGTTTTGAGACTTTAAACGCCGCTCTcacttcttcttcctcctccctgtcGCCTGAGTCCTGTAAGGAGGACGGCAGGACTACACTGGACGCCTGCTACACCTCCGAGCAGCGGGACGCCATCCTCCAGCTCCTCAACAACGCCACCTCGGCGGAGATGGCCAGCGTCAAGCTGCTGAGAGGCCGCAAGTCGCTCAACATCGTGGAGTACAGGACCAAACACGGACCGTTTAAAACTCTGGAGAGCGTGGTAAATGTTCCGCTGCTGAAGCACAAGAGCGCTGTCATAGTGTTCAACTCCATCGTGAATCCGGTGAAGAAGGAGAGGAAGGTTCGGATACAGCTGGCCAAGTTCATCAGACCGGAGGTGGACAGGTCCTGGTTGGAG GATGCTACATCCATAGTATCACTAGTATGTGGAACTAATAAAATTGCTTGGGCCCATGTGGACCGGGAGATGACGGTATTAGAGTGGAAACAGAAGGAGTGTCCTAATTTCTTGAAAGGGACGTACATGGCTTCTTCTTACCTGAATGAT GTGTCCACGGTTGTGTCCGTCTTGCCATCAGCAGATTTCTATCTGATAGAGAAGCCCGCCATCTCTGTGCAGAATACAGCTCTGTTTCCTATCATGGCCCACATGAGGACTGTGGAGGCCCTGCTGTTTGCTCTGCTGGAGCCCAAAATCTCCCCACCAGAGCCTAATATTCCTCCCAG GGTTCTTAACATGATGAGGACCGCCGTGGGACGCCACTTTGACCTGATTGTGGGGGAGTCTCGGACTAGCGGGGCTCAGGTAGTGCGCCAGTTGATGACTGAGTCAGTAACGCAGAAGTTTCCCAGGATAAACGTCCCTCAGGAACTGCTGGCCAAGTACAGGAACTACTTCCAGATGGGCAgcaggagaggaggggaggagcTGTGTGACGCTCTGCTGCAGGCTGTGGCTTTTTACGAGCTCCTCACTGATTCTTCCTGTTAG
- the tefm gene encoding transcription elongation factor, mitochondrial isoform X2 codes for MAGFETLNAALTSSSSSLSPESCKEDGRTTLDACYTSEQRDAILQLLNNATSAEMASVKLLRGRKSLNIVEYRTKHGPFKTLESVVNVPLLKHKSAVIVFNSIVNPVKKERKVRIQLAKFIRPEVDRSWLEDATSIVSLVCGTNKIAWAHVDREMTVLEWKQKECPNFLKGTYMASSYLNDVSTVVSVLPSADFYLIEKPAISVQNTALFPIMAHMRTVEALLFALLEPKISPPEPNIPPRVLNMMRTAVGRHFDLIVGESRTSGAQVVRQLMTESVTQKFPRINVPQELLAKYRNYFQMGSRRGGEELCDALLQAVAFYELLTDSSC; via the exons ATGGCGGGTTTTGAGACTTTAAACGCCGCTCTcacttcttcttcctcctccctgtcGCCTGAGTCCTGTAAGGAGGACGGCAGGACTACACTGGACGCCTGCTACACCTCCGAGCAGCGGGACGCCATCCTCCAGCTCCTCAACAACGCCACCTCGGCGGAGATGGCCAGCGTCAAGCTGCTGAGAGGCCGCAAGTCGCTCAACATCGTGGAGTACAGGACCAAACACGGACCGTTTAAAACTCTGGAGAGCGTGGTAAATGTTCCGCTGCTGAAGCACAAGAGCGCTGTCATAGTGTTCAACTCCATCGTGAATCCGGTGAAGAAGGAGAGGAAGGTTCGGATACAGCTGGCCAAGTTCATCAGACCGGAGGTGGACAGGTCCTGGTTGGAG GATGCTACATCCATAGTATCACTAGTATGTGGAACTAATAAAATTGCTTGGGCCCATGTGGACCGGGAGATGACGGTATTAGAGTGGAAACAGAAGGAGTGTCCTAATTTCTTGAAAGGGACGTACATGGCTTCTTCTTACCTGAATGAT GTGTCCACGGTTGTGTCCGTCTTGCCATCAGCAGATTTCTATCTGATAGAGAAGCCCGCCATCTCTGTGCAGAATACAGCTCTGTTTCCTATCATGGCCCACATGAGGACTGTGGAGGCCCTGCTGTTTGCTCTGCTGGAGCCCAAAATCTCCCCACCAGAGCCTAATATTCCTCCCAG GGTTCTTAACATGATGAGGACCGCCGTGGGACGCCACTTTGACCTGATTGTGGGGGAGTCTCGGACTAGCGGGGCTCAGGTAGTGCGCCAGTTGATGACTGAGTCAGTAACGCAGAAGTTTCCCAGGATAAACGTCCCTCAGGAACTGCTGGCCAAGTACAGGAACTACTTCCAGATGGGCAgcaggagaggaggggaggagcTGTGTGACGCTCTGCTGCAGGCTGTGGCTTTTTACGAGCTCCTCACTGATTCTTCCTGTTAG